The Impatiens glandulifera chromosome 3, dImpGla2.1, whole genome shotgun sequence genome contains a region encoding:
- the LOC124930429 gene encoding GDSL esterase/lipase At4g10955-like, translating into MELDDEDVFDSFGPYYLDNVNWNDEGHQKAIYASLVNGAYILQRDNKRHRNGENALAPRWWEFFDFKLLEKLYDEDDKSIFGAVYVVGPRCVIAFRGTMKGRELFQDIKLDLAIFTNKLNRKSRFKIAMKVVEEKVVEFGQGNVILVGHSLGAALGILVGKQMVIQKGIFLKAFLFNPPHTTAIMLLSENKFRRLKKVIRRTVTLFNIIGSIVVLPGEEDDEMFKKLSVWKPNLCVHKQDLICSEYQSYFSDMKKIWGRKAEMAHIAARVSAIHFWRKILRKKSDIPLHLLPSAKLTVINQAKGALDAHKLQQWWKPDLQFDSQEFSIYDH; encoded by the exons ATGGAATTAGATGATGAAGATGTCTTTGATTCATTTGGACCATACTATCTGGACAATGTTAACtg GAATGATGAGGGTCATCAAAAAGCTATTTATGCGTCTTTAGTTAATGGTGCTTACATCCTCCAACGTGACAACAAACGACATCGAAACGGAGAAAATGCATTGGCCCCTCGGTGGTGGGAGTTCTTTGACTTCAAACTATTGGAGAAGCTTTACGACGAAGATGATAAAAGCATCTTTGGTGCTGTTTACGTAGTTGGCCCACGATGCGTAATTGCATTTAGAGGCACGATGAAAGGGCGTGAATTATTTCAGGACATAAAACTGGATCTGGCCATTTTTACTAATAAACTTAATAGAAAATCACGTTTTAAAATCGCAATGAAAGTTGTAGAGGAAAAAGTTGTCGAATTTGGTCAGGGTAATGTTATTCTTGTCGGGCATTCCTTGGGGGCTGCTCTAGGTATACTTGTTGGAAAACAAATGGTCATTCAGAAGGGAATTTTCCTTAAAGCTTTTCTCTTTAACCCACCACACACTACTGCTATAATGTTGTTAAGTGAGAATAAGTTTAGGAGATTGAAAAAAGTTATTCGAAGGACAGTgacattatttaatattattggaAGCATTGTGGTTTTGCCAGGAGAAGAAGACGATGAAATGTTTAAGAAGTTGTCTGTTTGGAAACCAAACCTGTGTGTTCATAAACAGGATCTCATCTGTTCAGAGTATCAAAGTTATTTCAgtgatatgaaaaaaatatgggGAAGAAAGGCTGAAATGGCACACATTGCTGCTAGGGTTTCAGCTATACACTTCTGGAGGAAGATCCTGAGGAAGAAATCAGATATTCCACTGCATTTACTTCCATCAGCAAAGCTGACCGTAATAAATCAGGCAAAAGGAGCTTTAGATGCTCATAAACTTCAACAGTGGTGGAAACCTGACCTGCAATTTGATTCTCAAGAATTTTCTATATATGATCATTAG
- the LOC124930430 gene encoding GDSL esterase/lipase At4g10955-like produces the protein MESYDKDVFDSFGPYYLDNVNWDDDRHQIAIYASLVKGVYILQRDKKRHRHGDNALAPRWWEFFGFRLQDKLYDKDDKSIFGAVYIIDRRCVIAFRGTMKGRELFHDMKLNLSILTNKLSWKSRFESAMEVVEKKVDEFGQDNVFLAGHSLGAAIAMYAGKHMIFDKRILLKSFFFNPPYITSIMLLGHNKFRKMKNVIRQTMVFLKVTGSIIAFTGREEDKKEEEMFAKLAEWKPNICVHKEDLICSEYQSYFNDMKKMVENGMADIAHIAARISTIHFWRKIMGKKSDIPLHLLPSAKLIIINRAHGILDAHKLYQWWKPNLEFDAQEFSLYDH, from the exons ATGGAATCATATGATAAGGATGTCTTTGATTCATTTGGACCATACTATCTGGACAATGTTAACTG GGATGATGATCGTCATCAAATAGCTATTTATGCGTCTTTAGTTAAAGGCGTTTATATCCTGCAACGTGACAAAAAAAGACATCGACACGGGGACAATGCGTTGGCCCCTCGTTGGTGGGAGTTCTTCGGCTTCAGATTACAGGATAAGCTTTATGACAAAGATGACAAAAGCATCTTCGGTGCTGTTTACATAATTGACCGACGATGCGTAATTGCCTTTAGAGGCACCATGAAAGGACGTGAATTATTTCATGACATGAAACTGAATTTGTccattttaacaaataaacttAGTTGGAAATCCCGTTTTGAAAGCGCAATGGAAGTTGTAGAGAAAAAAGTTGATGAATTTGGACAGGATAATGTTTTTCTTGCCGGGCATTCCCTAGGGGCAGCTATAGCTATGTATGCTGGAAAACATATGATCTTTGATAAGAGAATTCTCCTAAAATCCTTTTTCTTTAACCCACCATACATTACTTCTATAATGTTGTTAGGTCACAATAAGTTTAGGaaaatgaaaaatgttattCGACAGACAATGGTATTTTTAAAAGTTACTGGAAGTATTATAGCTTTTAcaggaagagaagaagataaaaaagaaGAGGAAATGTTTGCAAAATTGgctgaatggaaaccaaatatATGTGTTCATAAAGAGGATCTGATCTGTTCAGAATATCAAAGTTATTTCAATGATATGAAGAAGATGGTGGAAAATGGAATGGCGGATATAGCACACATTGCTGCTAGGATTTCAACTATACATTTCTGGAGGAAGATCATGGGGAAGAAATCAGATATTCCACTGCATTTACTTCCATCAGCAAAGCTGATCATAATAAACCGGGCACACGGAATTTTAGATGCTCATAAACTTTACCAATGGTGGAAACCTAACCTGGAATTTGATGCTCAAGAATTTTCTCTATATGATCATTAG
- the LOC124932369 gene encoding uncharacterized protein LOC124932369 has protein sequence MAKSQATKSPSSGSNAASCVVATIFLIFVIIIVLIIFFTIFKPKNPEISVNAVQLPVFSLVNGTVTFTFSQYVSVKNPNLDVFTHYDSSFQILYAGVQVGVLFVPAGRIEAGRSQLFTATFSVRSFAIGGRDSTVEIGPKLTNGLVGSRIGPGMEIDSRLEMSGLVRLLHFFSHHVEAKSDCRIGISVSDGSIMGFRC, from the exons ATGGCGAAATCGCAGGCGACCAAATCGCCGTCGTCTGGTTCAAACGCAGCTTCATGCGTTGTGGCTACAATCTTCTTAATCTTCGTGATCATCATAGTACTGATAATCTTCTTCACAATATTCAAACCTAAGAATCCTGAAATCTCCGTTAACGCCGTCCAACTTCCCGTCTTCTCCTTG GTTAACGGCACCGTTACTTTCACTTTCTCTCAGTACGTCTCCGTCAAGAACCCTAATTTGGATGTCTTCACTCACTACGACAGTTCTTTTCAGATCCTCTACGCCGGCGTTCAAGTCGGCGTTCTTTTTGTTCCCGCCGGGAGAATAGAAGCCGGTCGGAGTCAGCTCTTCACGGCAACCTTTTCCGTCAg atCATTTGCAATTGGGGGAAGAGATTCAACCGTGGAGATTGGGCCCAAGTTAACAAATGGTTTGGTTGGATCTAGGATCGGGCCGGGTATGGAGATTGACTCGAGATTGGAAATGTCGGGTCTGGTTAGGCTATTGCATTTCTTCTCTCATCATGTTGAGGCTAAGTCCGATTGTAGGATTGGAATCTCTGTTAGTGACGGTTCTATAATGGGATTTCGTTGCTAA